The nucleotide sequence CGGCCGCCGTCCACCGAGCTGCCGTCGCCGCAGGAGACGCACGTACCGATCGGCGACGAGTCGGTCGGCGCGCTCGCCGACGCCGACGTGCTGCTCTACTTCCTGGGCGGTGGCGGCCTGGTCGACCAGGCCGACGAGACGTTCGAGCGCTACACCACCGGCGGTCTGTGGGAGCAGTTGCCCGCGGTGCGGGCCGGCCGGGTCGCGCAGGTCGATCCGCTCGCCTGGTGGGACGGATACTCGGTCTCGGCCGGGCTCGCCTGCCTCGACGAGCTGGACCGCGTGCTCGGCGATCTTCCCGTCTGATCAACCTCAGGTTCTTGCCGAGTGACGGCGCGTGCCACATAGTGTTCGTCATGCCTAACTCGCGCCCGTTGTCGAGGCGAACTCCGGTGCTCGCGGCGGTGCTGCTCGCGGTCGCGCTGCTGGCGGGGGCCTGCGGCACGGGATCGGACACGGCCGCGGCGGACGACGACCCGCGCCCGGTGGTGCTGGCGACCTTCACGGTGATCGCCGACATGGCCCGCGAGGTCGGCGGCGACCGGGTCCGAGTCGAGTCGATCACCCGTCCGGGCGCGGAGATCCACGACTACGAGCCGGTGCCCGGCGATCTGGTCCGCGGCGCCGGGGCCGATCTGGTGCTGGACAACGGCATGGGCCTGGAGCGCTGGTTCGAGCAGTTCGTCGACCGCTCGGAGGCCCGGTCGGTGACGGTCAGCGACGGTGTCGAGGTGCTGCCGATCGTGGCGGGGGAGTACCGGGACCGGCCGAACCCGCACGCGTGGATGTCACCGGTGGGCGGGGTGCGCTACGTGCAGAACATCCGGGACGCGCTGATCGAGCTCGATCCCGACGGCCGCGAGGTCTACACCGCGAACGCGGACCGCTACGCCGGCGAGATCCACCGGGTCGGCGAGGACCTGCGCGCCGAGCTCGGTGCCCTGCCCGAATCGCAGCGCGCACTGGTGACCTGCGAGGGCGCCTTCTCCTACCTGGCCCGCGATGTCGGTCTGCAGGAGGCCTACCTCTGGCCGGTGAACAGCGACGCCGAGGGCACGCCGGACCAGATCGCGAGCACGATCGGGTTCGTCCGCGACAACGCGGTCCCCGCGGTGTTCTGCGAGAGCACGGTCAACGACTCCGCGCAGCGCCAGGTCGCCGCCGAGACCGGGGCCCGCCTCGCCGGCCCGCTCTACGTCGACTCGCTGTCCGAACAGGACGGCCCGGTGCCCAGCTATCTCGAACTGCTCCGGCACGACGCACGCGTGATCGCCGAGGGACTCACCGGGGGTGTCCGATGATCGTGCTCGACGTACGGGGTGTGTCGGTGCGCTACGGCGAGGTGACCGCGCTCGACGAGGTCGACCTGCAACTGGGCGCCGGCACCGTGTGCGGCCTGCTGGGCGCCAACGGCTCCGGCAAGTCGACCCTGTTCAAGGCGACGATGGGACTGCTGCGCCCGTACGCGGGCACCGTCCGGATCCGCGGCGGCGACGTCCGGTCCGCCCGCCGCGCCGCCGCTATCGCCTACATGCCGCAGGCCGAGGCGATCGACCCGGACTTCCCGATCACCGCCCGCGAGGTCGTCCTGACCGGCCGCTACGGCCGGATGAGCATCGCCAGACGGGCCCGGGCGGCGGACCGCACGGCCGTCGACGAGGCGCTCGCCCGGGTCGGGCTGACCGATCTCGCCGACCGGCAGATCGGGCGGCTGTCCGGCGGGCAGCGCAAGCGCGTGTTCCTGGCCAGGGCGATCGCCCAGGACGCCCCGCTGCTGCTGCTCGACGAGCCGTTCGCCGGGGTCGACCGCGGCACCCAGGAGGCGATGACGACCGTGCTGCACGAGCTGCGCGACGACGGCCGGACGGTGCTGGTGTCCACCCACGACATCGCGGGCGTCGACACGTTGTGCGACCGGGCGGTGCTGCTCGCCGGCCGGCTGCTGGCCGACGGGCCGCCGTCCGAGGTCGTCACACCGGAGGTGCTCGGACAGGTGTTCGGCATGCCGCCGGTCAGGGAGGGAGAGACCCGATGATCGCCTGGTTGCTGGAGCCACTGCAGTTCGGGTTCATGCAGCGGGCGCTGCTGGTCGCCGTGGTGGCGGGCACGGTCGGAGCGTTGCTGTCCTGCTGGTTGACCCTGGTCGGCTGGTCGCTGATGGGCGACGCGGTGTCGCACGCGGTGCTGCCCGGGGTGGTGCTGTCCTACATCATCGGCATCCCGTTCGGTGTCGGCGCCTTCGTGTTCGGCGCCGGAGCCGTCGGGCTGATCGGGCTGGTCCGCCGCACGTCGCGGGTCAAGGAGGACGCCGCGATCGGTGTGGTCTTCACCGGTCTGTTCGCGCTCGGGCTGGTCCTGATCTCGCGCACGCCCAGCGACACCGACCTGTCGCACATCCTGTTCGGCAACCTGCTGGGGCTGTCCACCGGTGACGTGACGCAGATCGTCGTGCTGGGGCTGATCACCGTGGTGGTGGTCCTGTTGCGGCATCGCGACTTCACCCTGGTCGCCTTCGACCGGGTGCACGCGCACGCGATCGGGATCGAGCCGCGCCGGGTCGAGGCGCTGCTGCTGGGGCTGCTCGCACTGGCCGTCGTGGTGGCGCTGCAGGCGGTCGGGATCGTCCTGGTCGTCGCCGTCCTGATCATCCCCGGGGCGACCGCATACCTGCTGACCGACCGGATGGAGCCGATGCTCGCGGTGGCCGTCGCGGTCGCGGTGCTGTCCGGAGTGGTGGGCAGCTACGCCAGCTACTACGTGAACGTCTCCACCGGCGGGTCGGTCGTCCTCAGTCTCGCCGCCGCGTTCGTGCTGGCCTACCTGTTCGGGCCCCGGCACGGCGTGATCGCCCGGTATCGGAACGCCCGCCGACCGGTGCCTGCGGCGAGCCGCTGAGGAGGGTCAGCCGTCCTCCAGGACGGTCAGCGCGCCGCTGCCGGCCAGTGCGCGGTGCACCTCCCGGGTGCGGCCGCGGCGGACCCGGACCCGGGTCCCGCCCCGGCCGACCGCGACGAGGGTCTCGATCGCAGCCGTGCCGAGGTGCTCGACCCCGGACAGATCGAGCACGACGTACCGGGTGGGCCCGATCAGCTCGCGCAGGAACGTGTCGAGCGCCGCGGCGGACGCGCTGTCGACCGCGCCCAGGCAGGACACCACGAGCCGGCCGCTCGGCAGGCGGAAAGCCGTGGCGTACAGCGCGTCGGTGGCCAGCCGGTACATGTGTGGTCGGCTGGTCCCGGTGGTCTCGGGTAGGGCCATGGTCGTCACCGTCACCGGGTCGAGGCGGGCGGGGCGGTGGCGGGACCTCATGGCGGTGCGGCCCCGCCACCGAATCCTGGGACACCACAACCGCTGATTCGTCACACCGACGAGATATCACCCACACCGAGGCAACCCCACGAGAACGGGCCCCGAGGCATGATGCCCCGGGGCCCGTTCACGTGTCCGCGTGGATGCGGACCTGGATCAGCTATCAGCCGATGCTGTCGCCGGCCCCGGAGGACTGCGCGCAGGTGTCGGACTGGTCGGTGACCGAGTCGCCGCTCTTGGCCGAGGCGTTGCCCAGCACGCCGAGGGCGCCGGTCAGGCCGTTGCCCGCAGCTGCGTCCTCGATCGGGACCTGCACGCCCAGCACGTTCACCGGGACGTTGTTGTTGCAGACCTGGACGGGCACGTTGACGTTGTTGCCGTTCAGGCCGGCGATGAGGCCCTTGGCGTCCTTGTCGATCTCGCTGCCGCCGTCCGAGGCGAACGCCATCGGGCTGATGGCGAGCAGCGCAGCCGCCGATGCCGCAACGACGATTCCAGCCTTCTTCAGCACAGTTTGCTCCTGTTGTGTAGTGGTCGTGCCCGAGAGCGCGCCCCTCCGTGCCGGCACAACGAACAGGTGGGAGCCCGTGCCGACTGGAAGAATCATCGCGATCGGCCGGCCTGCAAAGCAATGCGCGCAACACTATTGAGCTAATGTATTACCGACGGTTCCGATACCCGCTGAATAGGGTGAAAACGTACCGCTCGAAATGTCACCGGAACGGGAGATCCGAGCGGCCCGGGGCGACGACATCACTCGATCGGGAGGTGTCGAACGGATGAAGATCGTAGTCACCGAGGGTGTGCCCCGGGCATGGCACGATGAGGGCATGGGCGACGGCCGCGCGGAGGATCGGCGATTGCACGACATCGTCGCCATCCGGCGGGTCCGCGACCGGATCGACCGCGAGTACGCCCGGCCGCTGAACGTCGAGGCGCTGGCCCGCGGGGCCCACATGTCGGCGGGGCATCTGAGCCGGGAGTTCCGCCGCGTCTACGGCGAATCCGTGTACTCGTACCTGATGACCCGGCGGATCGAGCGGGCGATGACGCTGCTGCGCCGCGGCGATCTCACCATCACCGAGGTCTGCTTCGCGGTGGGATCCTCGTCACTGGGCACTTTCAGCACCCGGTTCACCGAGCTCGTCGGGGTGTCGCCGAGCGTCTACCGGCGTGACCATTCGCAGGCCGCCGAGGGTATCCCGCCCTGCCTGGCGAAACAGGTGACCAGGCCGGTCCGGAACCGGTCAGGAATCGAGAAGCCCGGGCCGCCGGCCCGTCCCTAGGGTCGTCGCCATGAGCCTCACCATCCATCACGCCTTCCTCCCGCACACCGACGCCGAGGCGGCCATCGGCTTCTACCGGGACCTGCTCGGCTTCGAGGTCCGCAAGGACGTCGGCTACCAGGACATGCGCTGGATCACCGTCGGCCCGCCCGGCGGAGCCGGCACCTCGATCGTGCTGCACCCGCCGGCGGTCGACCCGGGAATCACCGACGCCGAGCGCAGCACGATCCTGGAGCTGATCGCGAAGGGCGCCTACACCGCGGTCACCCTGGCCTCCGACGATCTCGACGGGCTCTTCGCGCGGCTGCAGGCCGCGGGTGCCGATGTCGTCCAGGAGCCCATCGACCAGGACTACGGCGTCCGCGACTGCGCCTTCCGCGATCCGGCCGGGAACCTCATCCGGGTCAACCAGGCCGGCTGAGCAGACGGGCTCGCCGGTTCAGGCCCGGGCGGCCATCAGCTCCGCGGCGTCGACGGTGTTGCGGAACAGCATCGCGACCGTCGTCGGGCCGACCCCGCCGACCCGCGGTGTGATCGCACCGGCCGTCTCGTTGCAGGACTCGTCGACGTCGGGCAGCAGTCGCCGCCCCTCGTAGCGGACGCCACCGCCGATGACGACGCCACCGGGGCGGATGTGCTCGGGCCGGATGATCCCCGGGACGCCGGCCGCGGCCACCAGGATGTCGGCGGCCCTGGTGTGGGTGCTCCAGTCCGGCACCCCGGTGTGGACCACCGTGACGGCGGCATCGGCGGTCTCGCGCTTCTGCGACAGCAGGATCGACAGCGGCCGCCCCAGTGTCGCTCCCCGGCCGAGTACGACGACGTGCCGTCCGCGGACCGGGATGTCGTAGTGGTCGAGCAGCGCCTCGATCCCGGCCGGCGTGCACGGCTTCGGCGCGGGCATCCCGGCTGCCAGGCGACCCAGGTTCATCGGGTGCATGCCGTCGACGTCCTTGTCCGGATCCACGACGGCGAGCGCGGCGCCGTAGTCCAGGTGTGCCGGGATCGGGTACTGGACGAGGACGCCGTGTACATCCGGGTCGTCGTTGAAGGCGCGGATCGCATCGTGCAGCTGCTGCTGCGTGGTGTCGGCGGGCAGGTGCACGTGTGGGGACAGGAAGCCGAGCGCGGCGGCCTGCCGCTGCTTGATCCGGATGTACCCGGCACTGGCGTCGTCGTCGCCGACGAGGATCGTCGCGAGCGACGGGGTGACGCCGCGTTCCTGCAGGGTCTGT is from Pseudonocardia autotrophica and encodes:
- a CDS encoding VOC family protein; this translates as MSLTIHHAFLPHTDAEAAIGFYRDLLGFEVRKDVGYQDMRWITVGPPGGAGTSIVLHPPAVDPGITDAERSTILELIAKGAYTAVTLASDDLDGLFARLQAAGADVVQEPIDQDYGVRDCAFRDPAGNLIRVNQAG
- a CDS encoding metal ABC transporter substrate-binding protein; protein product: MPNSRPLSRRTPVLAAVLLAVALLAGACGTGSDTAAADDDPRPVVLATFTVIADMAREVGGDRVRVESITRPGAEIHDYEPVPGDLVRGAGADLVLDNGMGLERWFEQFVDRSEARSVTVSDGVEVLPIVAGEYRDRPNPHAWMSPVGGVRYVQNIRDALIELDPDGREVYTANADRYAGEIHRVGEDLRAELGALPESQRALVTCEGAFSYLARDVGLQEAYLWPVNSDAEGTPDQIASTIGFVRDNAVPAVFCESTVNDSAQRQVAAETGARLAGPLYVDSLSEQDGPVPSYLELLRHDARVIAEGLTGGVR
- a CDS encoding metal ABC transporter ATP-binding protein; translation: MIVLDVRGVSVRYGEVTALDEVDLQLGAGTVCGLLGANGSGKSTLFKATMGLLRPYAGTVRIRGGDVRSARRAAAIAYMPQAEAIDPDFPITAREVVLTGRYGRMSIARRARAADRTAVDEALARVGLTDLADRQIGRLSGGQRKRVFLARAIAQDAPLLLLDEPFAGVDRGTQEAMTTVLHELRDDGRTVLVSTHDIAGVDTLCDRAVLLAGRLLADGPPSEVVTPEVLGQVFGMPPVREGETR
- a CDS encoding metal ABC transporter permease; the encoded protein is MIAWLLEPLQFGFMQRALLVAVVAGTVGALLSCWLTLVGWSLMGDAVSHAVLPGVVLSYIIGIPFGVGAFVFGAGAVGLIGLVRRTSRVKEDAAIGVVFTGLFALGLVLISRTPSDTDLSHILFGNLLGLSTGDVTQIVVLGLITVVVVLLRHRDFTLVAFDRVHAHAIGIEPRRVEALLLGLLALAVVVALQAVGIVLVVAVLIIPGATAYLLTDRMEPMLAVAVAVAVLSGVVGSYASYYVNVSTGGSVVLSLAAAFVLAYLFGPRHGVIARYRNARRPVPAASR
- a CDS encoding STAS domain-containing protein, with the translated sequence MALPETTGTSRPHMYRLATDALYATAFRLPSGRLVVSCLGAVDSASAAALDTFLRELIGPTRYVVLDLSGVEHLGTAAIETLVAVGRGGTRVRVRRGRTREVHRALAGSGALTVLEDG
- a CDS encoding helix-turn-helix transcriptional regulator, which encodes MGDGRAEDRRLHDIVAIRRVRDRIDREYARPLNVEALARGAHMSAGHLSREFRRVYGESVYSYLMTRRIERAMTLLRRGDLTITEVCFAVGSSSLGTFSTRFTELVGVSPSVYRRDHSQAAEGIPPCLAKQVTRPVRNRSGIEKPGPPARP
- a CDS encoding bifunctional 5,10-methylenetetrahydrofolate dehydrogenase/5,10-methenyltetrahydrofolate cyclohydrolase, giving the protein MSLSPSPARMLPGAPVAEAVLASVQSRAQTLQERGVTPSLATILVGDDDASAGYIRIKQRQAAALGFLSPHVHLPADTTQQQLHDAIRAFNDDPDVHGVLVQYPIPAHLDYGAALAVVDPDKDVDGMHPMNLGRLAAGMPAPKPCTPAGIEALLDHYDIPVRGRHVVVLGRGATLGRPLSILLSQKRETADAAVTVVHTGVPDWSTHTRAADILVAAAGVPGIIRPEHIRPGGVVIGGGVRYEGRRLLPDVDESCNETAGAITPRVGGVGPTTVAMLFRNTVDAAELMAARA